In Humulus lupulus chromosome 6, drHumLupu1.1, whole genome shotgun sequence, a single genomic region encodes these proteins:
- the LOC133783901 gene encoding protein CHROMATIN REMODELING 5-like, producing the protein MDHFNAPGSDDFCFLLSTRVGGLGINLATADTVIIFDSDWNPQNDLQAMSRAHRIGQQEVVNIYRFVTSKSVEEDILERAKKKMVLDHLVIQKLNAEGRLEKKEAKKGSYFDKNELSTILRFGAEEIFKEEKNEEESILR; encoded by the exons ATGGATCATTTTAATGCACCTGGTAGTGATGATTTTTGCTTCCTTCTTTCAACTCGGGTAGGTGGCCTAGGTATCAACCTTGCAACAGCAGATACAGTTATCATATTTGATTCGGACTGGAACCCTCAAAATGACCTACAG GCAATGAGTAGAGCTCATAGAATCGGCCAACAAGAAGTTGTGAACATCTACAGATTTGTCACAAGCAAAAGTGTTGAGGAAGATATCTTGGAGCGAGCTAAGAAAAAGATG GTTCTTGACCACCTGGTGATCCAGAAATTGAATGCAGAAGGCAGATTGGAGAAGAAAGAAGCAAAGAAGGggagttattttgacaag AATGAGCTTTCAACTATCTTGAGATTTGGAGCAGAGGAAATTTTTAAAGAAGAGAAGAATGAAGAAGAAA gtatattgagatga